The sequence CGTCGGTCAACGCGACGAGCTGCGCGCGGTTTTCGTAGTGGCGCGAAAACAGGATCACGCCGCCCGTCATCGGATGCGCGATGCGCCGCATGTCGTCGGCGGTAAGGGTGGTGCCGAGCACGTCGAGCATCACCGGTCCGAGGGAATTTTTCATGGGATCAACGTAGGAATAAGAAGGAGACGGCCTGGCCCACTATGGGCTGGGCCATCTTGGCCTGGCCCATTACGGGCTGGGCCATCGTGGCCCGCGCTGCCACGGCGCCGACGGCCAAACAAAGGAAAGACGCCGAAAACGTCATTCGACTGCGGGATCGGCTTGGGACGACCCGGCCTGGGCCGTCTCGGCCGTTTCGGCGATCACGAAGGACACCGCGTAATCACGCTCGTCGCTGACCGTCACGCGCGCGGTAATGCGGCGCTCGGCGAGCCAGTCCGCCAGCTCGCCCGATGCGACGACGAAGGGCTTGCCGCTCGGCTCGTTCAGCGTCTGCAATGCGCGCCATGTCATCGGCCAGTGCATGCCGAGACCGATCGCTTTCGAAAATGCTTCCTTCGCGGAAAAGCGCGTCGCGAGAAACGCCAGGCCGCGCACTTCCGAGCGCGCGTTGCGGGCCTGATAGACACGCAATTCGTCGGGGCCGAGCACCTTCTCGGCAAAGCGCCCCTCTGTGCGTTTCATCACCGCCGCGACGCGGCTTACCTGAACGATATCGGTGCCGATGCCGTAGATTGCCATGCGCACCCTCGACGTCAGTGCAGGGCGGCGAGACGCGCCGCGACCATGATCGCCTTCATCTCGCGCACCGCGTTCTCCCAGCCCGCAAAGATGGCGTGCGCAACGATCGCGTGGCCGATGTTCAGCTCGACGATGCCTTCGATGGCGGCGATCTGCTGCACGTTCGTGTAGTGCAGACCGTGCCCCGCATTGACCTTGAGCCCAAGCGACGCGCCGAATTCGACGCCGCGCACGATTCGCTCGTATTCGCTCTGCTGCTCGGCCTGATCGCGCGCTTCGGCATAGCGGCCCGTATGCAATTCGATGACGGGCGCGCCGGCTTCGTGAGCAGCGCGGATCTGCGCCTCGTCGGGATCGATGAAGAGCGACACGCGCGAGCCGGCATCGGCGAGCTGACGGCAAGCCGCACGCACCGACTCGAAGTGGCCGGCGACGTCGAGACCGCCTTCGGTCGTCAACTCCTGACGCTTTTCCGGCACGAGACACACGTCATGCGGACGCACTTCGCAAGCGATATCGAGCATCTCCTGCGTGATCGCGCACTCGAGGTTCATGCGCGTCTTCAGTTGCGTGCGCAACGATCGAACGTCGGCGTCGACGATATGCCGGCGGTCTTCGCGCAGATGCAGCGTGATCGCGTCGGCACCGGCCTCTTCCGCGAGCAGCGCGGCATGGATCGGATCGGGATACGACGTGCCTCGCGCGTTGCGCAGCGTGGCGACGTGATCGATGTTCACGCCGAGGTCGATCGCATTGGGCGACGTAAGAAAGAAGCTCATAGATTCTGCAAATCGATCAGGATCTGGCGGGTGGCAAGCGGCGCTCCGCCAAGATAGGTGTTGAGCAAAAAGCGCATCAGCGTCTTGCTTTGCGCGACGGTCTGCGCACGATGGTAATCGTCCTGCTCCATATCGAGCAATGTTTGCCCCGAGACGACCGGCCAATGCGCGGGCCATTGCAAGGCCAAATCGCCGCTCGCATCGCGCACGCCCCGCTCCGGGTCGAACACGTACTTGCCGTCGGGTACCACGGCCTTGCGAGCGACGGTGCGATCGAGCGCCATGGCATAGCCGGTTTCGCGCAAGAGCACGCGCTCGAACGACCGCAGCACTTGCACGGGCGGTTCATCGTGGGCAAGCCGGGTCAGCGTGACGACGTAGTGATGGAACAGTTGCGGATGCGGATCTTCGCGCGCGCAGAATTTGACGAGCAGCTCGTTGACGTAGAAGCCGCACAACAGCGCATCGCCGGTCAGCGGCAGCATGCCGCCGACCCACTCCGCGCCCGTCAGCGTACGCATCTCCGATTTGCCCGACCACGACATCGCGAGCGGCTGGAAGGTCTGAAGCACGCCGCGCAGCGCGGAATGCGGGCGCTTCGCGCCTTTCGCGACGAGCGCGAGCCGCCCGTGGTCGCGCGACAAGACATCGATGATGAGACTCGTCTCGCGATACGGATAGCTGTGCAGCACGAATGCCGGCTGCTCGGCGATGCGGAATTCGGAGGTCCGCGGCGCGCGCTTCGGCTTCGTGCTTGCCGGTTTGGGTGGCGCCGCGGCGTCGGTAGCGGGGTCGGTAGCGGCTTCTCCGCCCTTGCCACCCGCTTCATCCGCGTGTTCTGTCATCCACGCGTCATTCGTACCCATAGGCGCGTAGTCCGGCTTCGTTGTCCGCCCACCCGCTCTTCACCTTGATGAAGGTTTCCAGGTACACCGGGCCGTCGAACAGCTTTTCCATATCGAGGCGCGCTTCCGTGCTGATCTGCTTCAGCTTGGCGCCCTTCTGGCCGATGATCATTGCCTTGTGCGTATCGCGATCGACGAGGATCGTCGCGAACACGCGCCGCAGGCGTCCCTCCTGCTCGAACTTGTCGATCAGGACGGTGCTCGTGTACGGCAACTCGTCGCCGGTCCAGCGGAACACTTTCTCGCGCAGGATTTCGGCGGCCAGGAAGCGCTCGCTGCGATCCGTCAGGTCGTCCTCACTGTAGATCGGAGCGCCTTCCGGCAAGTACGGCTTGACCGTTTCGAGCAGCCGCTTGATGTCGTCCGAATTCTTCGCCGACAGCGGCACGATCTCCTTGAATTCGCGCAGGCCGCTCATCTGCTGCATGAAGGGGAAGAGCGTGTCCTTGTCCGACACGCGATCGAGCTTGTTCGCGATCAGGAGCACCGGCGCCGACGGCGGAATCAGGTCGAGCACTTTCTGATCGTCGGGACCGAAGCGGCCCGCTTCGATGACGAAGAGAATCGCGTCGACCGAGGTCAGCGTCGATGTCACCGCGCGATTGAGCGAGCGGTTCAGCGCGCCGCTGTGGCGAGTCTGGAAGCCCGGCGTGTCGACGAAGATGTATTGCGCATCGTCGAACGTGTGAATGCCGGTGATACGGTGACGCGTCGTCTGCGCCTTGCGCGACGTGATGCTGACTTTCTGGCCGACGAGCGCGTTCATCAGCGTCGATTTGCCAACGTTCGGGCGGCCGACGATCGCGACCATGCCGCAGCGGAAACCGGTGGAAGAAGATGCGTTCATAGTGAGCTGCGGCAAATGGGGTGAAATGCGGGGCGGTTCAGAAAACCGGCCGATCCGGCAACGAGCGCGGCGTCTGCCGGCACGTGCCGGTTCATGAGCGGCCGGCGTCGGCGGCGCCGGGTTCGACGGCCGCCGCCACGGCTGCGGCCGAAGCGGCATCGTCCACCGGGGTTTCGCGCGGCTGCGCTGCCTTCTCGGCGGCGCGCGCGGCGGGCTCGGCCGCTTCGGGGGCTTTACCGGCTCCGTTGGCTTGGGCTTTCGGGGCTGCGTCGGCGGCAAGCGTGTCCATCGGCTTGTCGACGCTCTTTTCGCCGGCCTTTTCTGCCACCGGCCTAGCGTTAGCCGCGACTTTTTCCACAGCGAGTTTCTCGGCGGCGGGCTTCTCGACGCGATCCGCCTTATCGGTTCGCTCCCCCTTTTCCGTCTTTTCGGCGCGTTCCACTCGATCCGGCGAATGCTCGACGTGCGACGCGCGGATCACCGCCACCGGCCCAGGCACGGCTCGCTCGGCGGCCGACTCGGGATGACCGGCCTTCGCTTCCGCACGAGCCGCCCGATCGCGCCTCGGCTCAGGTGCCCGCAAGTCGAGCGCGGTCTGCACGCCGGTCACGCCCGGCACGATTTCCGGCTCGGCATGCTTGGCGGTGCGCGCGCCCTTCGAGCGCTTCGGCTTGGCGGCCAAGGCCGGGGCCACGGCCATCACCTCGTCGAGCGCCTTCTTCGCCGCGGCCTGCTCAGCCGCGCGGCGGCTCGCGCCCGACCCCGACACCTTGATATCGAGCTTGGGCACCGTGCATTCGACTTCGAACTGTTGATTGTGCGCCGCACCATGCGTCGCGACGACCGTATAGGTCGGCAGCGCGATCTTGTGGCCCTGCAAGTACTCCTGGAGCAGCGTCTTGGAATCCTTGCCGAGCGTGCGCGGATCGATATGGTCGAGAATCGGGACATACAGGCGCTTGATGACCGTCTGTGCG comes from Trinickia violacea and encodes:
- the acpS gene encoding holo-ACP synthase, producing MAIYGIGTDIVQVSRVAAVMKRTEGRFAEKVLGPDELRVYQARNARSEVRGLAFLATRFSAKEAFSKAIGLGMHWPMTWRALQTLNEPSGKPFVVASGELADWLAERRITARVTVSDERDYAVSFVIAETAETAQAGSSQADPAVE
- the pdxJ gene encoding pyridoxine 5'-phosphate synthase, which codes for MSFFLTSPNAIDLGVNIDHVATLRNARGTSYPDPIHAALLAEEAGADAITLHLREDRRHIVDADVRSLRTQLKTRMNLECAITQEMLDIACEVRPHDVCLVPEKRQELTTEGGLDVAGHFESVRAACRQLADAGSRVSLFIDPDEAQIRAAHEAGAPVIELHTGRYAEARDQAEQQSEYERIVRGVEFGASLGLKVNAGHGLHYTNVQQIAAIEGIVELNIGHAIVAHAIFAGWENAVREMKAIMVAARLAALH
- the recO gene encoding DNA repair protein RecO, which gives rise to MTEHADEAGGKGGEAATDPATDAAAPPKPASTKPKRAPRTSEFRIAEQPAFVLHSYPYRETSLIIDVLSRDHGRLALVAKGAKRPHSALRGVLQTFQPLAMSWSGKSEMRTLTGAEWVGGMLPLTGDALLCGFYVNELLVKFCAREDPHPQLFHHYVVTLTRLAHDEPPVQVLRSFERVLLRETGYAMALDRTVARKAVVPDGKYVFDPERGVRDASGDLALQWPAHWPVVSGQTLLDMEQDDYHRAQTVAQSKTLMRFLLNTYLGGAPLATRQILIDLQNL
- the era gene encoding GTPase Era; translated protein: MNASSSTGFRCGMVAIVGRPNVGKSTLMNALVGQKVSITSRKAQTTRHRITGIHTFDDAQYIFVDTPGFQTRHSGALNRSLNRAVTSTLTSVDAILFVIEAGRFGPDDQKVLDLIPPSAPVLLIANKLDRVSDKDTLFPFMQQMSGLREFKEIVPLSAKNSDDIKRLLETVKPYLPEGAPIYSEDDLTDRSERFLAAEILREKVFRWTGDELPYTSTVLIDKFEQEGRLRRVFATILVDRDTHKAMIIGQKGAKLKQISTEARLDMEKLFDGPVYLETFIKVKSGWADNEAGLRAYGYE
- the rnc gene encoding ribonuclease III; translated protein: MPLSPLESRLRYEFRNAELLRQALTHRSHSATHNERLEFLGDSVLNCAVAALLFQRFGKLDEGDLSRVRANLVKQQSLYEIAQALNISEGLRLGEGELRSGGFRRPSILADTLEAILGAIFLDGGFEAAQTVIKRLYVPILDHIDPRTLGKDSKTLLQEYLQGHKIALPTYTVVATHGAAHNQQFEVECTVPKLDIKVSGSGASRRAAEQAAAKKALDEVMAVAPALAAKPKRSKGARTAKHAEPEIVPGVTGVQTALDLRAPEPRRDRAARAEAKAGHPESAAERAVPGPVAVIRASHVEHSPDRVERAEKTEKGERTDKADRVEKPAAEKLAVEKVAANARPVAEKAGEKSVDKPMDTLAADAAPKAQANGAGKAPEAAEPAARAAEKAAQPRETPVDDAASAAAVAAAVEPGAADAGRS